A genomic window from bacterium includes:
- a CDS encoding DUF177 domain-containing protein: MRVNVSELLADRDGARVLAFAEPLPAPGEDVSFVEPVTGELVLTGSAGGVSLRGRVRTVASCVCGACLRRFPLPIAADVTEQFGPRSEAPEPDAPVRELVPGDFLVPVEAGDMIDVTEVVRQHVVLALPLAPRCREDCPGLCPRCGADLNDGPCDCEPHDLDPRLDALRRWRAGPA, translated from the coding sequence GTGCGCGTGAACGTGAGCGAGCTCCTGGCGGACCGGGACGGCGCCCGCGTCCTCGCGTTCGCGGAGCCGCTCCCGGCGCCCGGGGAAGACGTGTCCTTCGTCGAACCCGTCACGGGAGAACTCGTCCTGACCGGTTCGGCCGGCGGGGTCTCCCTCCGAGGCCGGGTTCGGACGGTCGCGAGTTGTGTCTGCGGAGCCTGTCTTCGGCGATTTCCGTTGCCGATCGCAGCCGACGTGACGGAGCAGTTCGGACCGCGGAGCGAGGCGCCCGAGCCCGACGCGCCCGTGCGGGAGCTGGTGCCGGGCGATTTTCTGGTTCCGGTTGAGGCGGGGGACATGATTGATGTCACCGAGGTGGTGCGGCAGCACGTCGTCCTGGCGCTGCCGCTGGCCCCGCGGTGCCGGGAGGATTGTCCGGGGCTCTGTCCTCGGTGCGGCGCGGACCTCAACGACGGCCCGTGCGACTGCGAACCGCACGATCTCGATCCGAGGTTGGATGCGCTGCGGCGCTGGCGCGCCGGACCGGCATAG
- the rpmF gene encoding 50S ribosomal protein L32: MGLTKRRFSKARTASRRAVFRTRAVTLVDCPQCHARMVPHRACPTCGYYGGRQVIQIKTKEDTSA, encoded by the coding sequence ATGGGACTGACCAAGCGGCGGTTCAGCAAGGCCCGCACGGCGTCCCGGCGCGCCGTGTTCCGGACGCGCGCCGTGACCCTCGTGGACTGCCCCCAGTGCCACGCGCGCATGGTGCCCCATCGCGCATGCCCCACCTGCGGATACTACGGGGGCCGGCAGGTGATTCAAATCAAGACTAAAGAAGACACGAGCGCCTAA
- a CDS encoding beta-ketoacyl-ACP synthase III, whose protein sequence is MHTGSTIVGLGRYVPERVLANAELAAAVSTTDAWIESHTGIRERRIADAGVATSDLAYGAAVEALSAAGIDAAAVDLIVVGTTTPDMVFPNVACLLQQRLGTRTVGCLDVSAACSSFMYGLSVAHGAVASGQAETVLVVGAETLSRITNWEDRSTCVLFGDAAGAAVVRPARPGFGFLSFALGGDGAGGGQLYLPAGGSRRPASFETVERNEHTIHMAGPEVYKFAVKAIPAAAQDALVRAGLGPADVDFVIPHQANLRIIQSAAHRLRVPLEKFYVNVQRYGNTSAASVPVALYEAVASERVHEGDVGVMVAFGAGYTWGACAIRWGGGAP, encoded by the coding sequence GTGCACACGGGATCCACGATCGTGGGACTGGGCCGTTACGTGCCCGAGCGCGTGCTGGCGAACGCCGAGCTCGCGGCCGCCGTGTCGACGACGGACGCCTGGATCGAGTCGCACACCGGCATCCGCGAGCGCCGGATCGCCGACGCCGGCGTCGCCACGTCGGACCTCGCGTACGGCGCCGCGGTCGAGGCGCTGTCGGCGGCGGGGATCGACGCGGCGGCCGTCGACCTCATCGTCGTCGGCACGACGACGCCCGACATGGTGTTTCCGAACGTGGCCTGCCTGCTGCAGCAGCGCCTGGGGACGCGGACGGTCGGCTGCCTGGACGTTTCCGCCGCCTGCTCCAGTTTCATGTACGGTCTGAGCGTGGCGCACGGCGCCGTCGCGTCGGGCCAAGCCGAGACCGTTCTCGTCGTGGGCGCGGAGACGCTGTCGCGCATCACCAACTGGGAGGACCGGTCGACGTGCGTGCTGTTCGGGGACGCCGCGGGCGCGGCGGTGGTCCGGCCGGCGCGGCCCGGCTTCGGCTTCCTGTCGTTCGCCCTCGGCGGGGACGGGGCGGGCGGCGGCCAGCTCTATCTGCCGGCGGGCGGCAGCCGCCGGCCGGCGTCCTTTGAAACGGTCGAGCGGAATGAGCACACCATCCACATGGCGGGACCCGAGGTGTACAAGTTCGCCGTCAAAGCCATCCCCGCGGCCGCGCAGGACGCCCTCGTGCGGGCCGGCCTCGGGCCGGCCGACGTGGATTTCGTCATCCCGCACCAGGCGAATCTCCGCATCATCCAGTCCGCCGCGCACCGGCTCCGGGTGCCGCTCGAAAAGTTCTACGTGAACGTCCAACGGTACGGCAACACCTCGGCCGCGTCGGTGCCCGTCGCCCTTTATGAGGCGGTGGCGTCCGAACGGGTGCACGAAGGGGACGTCGGCGTCATGGTCGCGTTCGGCGCCGGGTACACCTGGGGCGCGTGCGCGATACGGTGGGGCGGGGGGGCGCCGTGA
- the plsX gene encoding phosphate acyltransferase PlsX, whose translation MMRVALDAMGGDHAPREIVAGAADAVRELGVEVILIGPTERLRDEVRQVPSRAQAAALRIVEAPEVIGMGEAPAMALRRKRRSSIGVAIDLVRRGEADAMVSAGNTGAMMAAALLTLRPIEGIDRPAIGAVLPTLRGRALMLDAGANVDCRPKHLLQFAVMGSAYAARVLGVESPRVGLLSNGEEDTKGNELVIRAAELLRRSGLRFIGNVEGRGVFAGDADVVVCDGFVGNVVLKFGEGLAHGIFSLLREELSRGLLVRLGVALARPRLRALALRLDHTEYGGAPLLGVDGVCIVSHGSSKARAIRNAVALAAESVRARMVEAIRSDVARLAEPAPAQGFPAI comes from the coding sequence ATGATGCGCGTCGCGCTCGACGCCATGGGCGGCGACCACGCGCCGCGAGAGATCGTGGCCGGCGCCGCCGACGCGGTCCGCGAGCTCGGGGTTGAAGTCATTCTCATCGGGCCGACGGAGCGGCTGCGCGACGAGGTCCGGCAGGTCCCGTCGCGCGCGCAGGCGGCCGCGCTGCGGATCGTCGAGGCACCCGAAGTCATCGGCATGGGGGAGGCCCCGGCCATGGCGCTGCGCCGCAAGCGGCGCTCCTCGATCGGCGTCGCCATCGACCTGGTGCGCCGCGGGGAGGCCGACGCCATGGTGAGCGCCGGCAACACGGGCGCCATGATGGCCGCGGCGCTCCTGACGCTCCGGCCGATCGAAGGGATCGACCGGCCGGCGATCGGCGCGGTGCTGCCGACCCTCCGAGGCCGCGCGCTGATGCTCGATGCCGGGGCGAACGTCGACTGCCGGCCGAAGCACCTGCTGCAGTTCGCGGTGATGGGCAGCGCGTACGCGGCCCGCGTCCTCGGCGTCGAGTCGCCCCGCGTCGGACTGCTCAGCAACGGCGAGGAGGACACGAAGGGCAACGAACTCGTGATCCGCGCCGCCGAGCTGCTGCGGCGCTCCGGCCTGCGGTTTATCGGCAACGTCGAGGGACGCGGGGTTTTTGCCGGCGATGCCGACGTGGTCGTCTGCGACGGCTTCGTCGGCAACGTCGTCCTCAAGTTCGGCGAAGGGCTGGCCCACGGGATCTTCAGCCTGCTGCGCGAGGAACTCAGCCGCGGGCTGCTCGTGCGGCTCGGCGTGGCGCTGGCGCGCCCGCGCCTGCGGGCCCTGGCGCTGCGGCTCGACCACACCGAATACGGCGGCGCGCCGCTCCTCGGCGTCGACGGCGTCTGCATCGTGAGCCACGGGAGTTCCAAAGCCCGGGCGATTCGCAACGCCGTGGCCCTGGCCGCCGAGTCCGTCCGCGCGCGAATGGTCGAGGCGATCCGCTCGGACGTCGCGCGGCTGGCCGAGCCCGCGCCGGCACAGGGATTTCCCGCCATCTAG